One genomic segment of Hymenobacter psoromatis includes these proteins:
- the carB gene encoding carbamoyl-phosphate synthase (glutamine-hydrolyzing) large subunit encodes MKDIKKVLVLGSGALKIGEAGEFDYSGSQALKALKEEGITTILINPNIATVQTSDNIADDVYFLPVTPYFVEEVIKKEKPDGILVAFGGQTALNCAVQLYRNNIFEKYNLRVLGTPVQSIIDTEDRDIFIDKLNEIDVKTARSRAVTTMDDALAAGLEIGFPLIIRAAFALGGLGSGFANNKAELRALAERAFATSDQILVEESLKGWKEVEYEVVRDCYDNCITVCNMENFDPIGIHTGESIVVAPSQTLSNREYHKLRQIGIKTIRHLGIVGECNIQYALDPVSEDYRVIEVNARLSRSSALASKATGYPLAFVAAKLALGYGLFEVKNSVTQTTSALFEPALDYVVVKLPRWDLGKFDGVTRQIGSSMKSVGEVMAIGRSFEEAIQKGLRMLDTGRRGFVANRPEADVTHAEVDKLLSDPNEERIFAINQAFELGYTVEQIHELTKIDLWFLQRLSTIFEMGQRLLPLGDGTTPDKALLVEAKKLGFSDMQLAARFYGENDLRNSELRVRTLRKSLGIVPVVKQIDTLAAEFPAKTNYLYLTYHGTENDLEPETEKAVAVLGSGVYRIGSSVEFDWCGVNAIQTAAAEGYKTIVINYNPETVSTDYDVSDRLYFEELSFERVMDILDFEQPGGVILSTGGQIPNNLAMRLHQENVPVLGTSPERIDEAENRHKFSSIMDELGISQPRWSELSTLEGVFEFVGKVGFPVLIRPSYVLSGAAMNVVSNKYELENFLKVAKEVSTEYPVVVSEFIEEAKEIELDAVADHGEIVSYAISEHVEFAGVHSGDATMYYPPQKVYVETVRRLKAIAEKIAKRYEISGPFNIQFLGKNNDLKVIECNIRASRSFPFVSKVSGNNLITKATKILLGVPVERDASELVYDAKFVGVKASQFSFTRLAGADPVLTVDMSSTGEVGCLGDTAAEALLKSMLSVGYRIPQKSVLISGGPIASKVTLLPVAQLLAERGFTLYATEGTHKFFTDNGLAATLLHWPDSQQQPNVVDYLRAKKIEMVINIPKNLTKGELDNDYKIRRTAVDFNIPLLTNARLASAFINAFCELEMSDLKIKSWNEYKAG; translated from the coding sequence ATGAAAGACATCAAGAAAGTACTGGTTCTCGGCTCCGGCGCACTGAAAATCGGCGAGGCGGGCGAATTTGATTACTCCGGCTCGCAGGCGCTGAAGGCGCTGAAGGAGGAAGGCATTACGACCATCCTGATTAATCCCAATATTGCGACCGTGCAAACGTCGGATAATATTGCCGACGACGTGTATTTTCTGCCCGTCACGCCGTATTTCGTCGAGGAGGTCATTAAGAAGGAAAAACCCGACGGCATTCTGGTGGCGTTTGGGGGGCAAACGGCGCTGAACTGCGCGGTGCAACTCTACCGGAATAATATTTTCGAGAAGTATAATCTGCGCGTGCTCGGCACGCCGGTGCAGTCGATTATCGACACCGAGGACCGGGATATTTTCATTGACAAGCTCAACGAAATCGACGTAAAAACCGCCCGTAGCCGCGCCGTGACGACGATGGACGATGCGCTGGCGGCGGGCCTGGAAATCGGCTTTCCGCTGATTATTCGGGCGGCGTTTGCGCTGGGCGGGCTAGGCAGCGGCTTTGCCAATAATAAGGCCGAGTTGCGGGCGCTGGCCGAGCGGGCCTTTGCGACTTCCGACCAGATTTTGGTGGAAGAGTCGCTGAAGGGCTGGAAGGAAGTGGAGTACGAAGTGGTGCGTGACTGCTACGATAACTGCATCACGGTCTGCAACATGGAGAACTTCGACCCCATCGGCATTCACACCGGCGAGAGCATTGTAGTGGCCCCGTCGCAGACGCTCAGCAACCGCGAGTACCACAAGCTGCGCCAGATTGGCATCAAAACCATTCGGCACCTGGGCATCGTGGGTGAGTGTAATATTCAGTACGCGCTCGACCCGGTTTCGGAAGATTACCGCGTGATTGAGGTGAACGCGCGCTTGTCGCGCTCGTCGGCGCTGGCCTCAAAGGCGACGGGCTACCCCCTCGCCTTTGTGGCGGCCAAGCTGGCGCTGGGCTACGGGCTGTTTGAGGTGAAGAACAGCGTAACGCAAACAACCTCAGCGCTTTTTGAGCCGGCGCTCGACTACGTGGTGGTGAAATTGCCGCGCTGGGATTTGGGCAAATTCGACGGCGTGACCCGGCAGATTGGCAGTAGCATGAAGAGCGTGGGCGAGGTAATGGCCATCGGCCGCTCGTTTGAGGAAGCCATTCAGAAGGGCCTGCGCATGTTGGACACCGGCCGCCGCGGTTTCGTGGCCAACCGCCCCGAGGCCGACGTGACTCACGCAGAGGTAGACAAGCTGCTGAGCGACCCAAACGAGGAGCGTATTTTCGCTATCAATCAGGCATTTGAGTTGGGCTATACGGTGGAGCAAATCCACGAGTTGACCAAAATCGACCTGTGGTTTTTGCAGCGTCTGAGCACTATTTTCGAAATGGGCCAGCGGCTCCTACCCCTCGGCGACGGCACCACGCCCGATAAGGCGCTGCTAGTTGAAGCCAAGAAGCTGGGCTTCTCGGATATGCAGCTGGCCGCCAGGTTCTACGGCGAAAACGACCTGCGCAACAGCGAATTGCGCGTGCGCACGCTGCGCAAGTCGCTGGGTATCGTGCCGGTGGTGAAGCAGATAGATACGCTGGCCGCCGAGTTTCCGGCCAAGACTAACTACCTGTACCTCACCTACCACGGCACCGAAAACGACCTGGAGCCGGAAACCGAGAAAGCGGTGGCCGTGCTGGGCTCGGGCGTGTACCGCATCGGTAGCAGCGTGGAGTTTGACTGGTGCGGTGTGAATGCCATCCAGACCGCCGCCGCCGAGGGCTACAAAACGATTGTAATTAATTACAACCCCGAAACTGTCAGCACCGATTACGACGTGAGCGACCGGCTGTATTTCGAGGAATTGTCGTTTGAACGGGTAATGGATATTCTGGATTTTGAGCAGCCGGGCGGGGTAATTCTCTCCACGGGCGGCCAGATTCCCAATAACTTAGCCATGCGCTTGCACCAGGAAAACGTGCCGGTGCTGGGCACCTCGCCCGAGCGCATCGACGAGGCCGAGAACCGCCACAAGTTCTCGTCTATTATGGACGAGTTGGGCATTTCGCAGCCGCGCTGGAGCGAGCTTTCGACGCTGGAAGGCGTGTTTGAGTTCGTAGGCAAGGTGGGCTTTCCGGTGCTTATCCGGCCAAGCTACGTGCTGTCGGGCGCGGCCATGAACGTAGTTTCCAATAAGTACGAGCTGGAAAACTTCCTCAAAGTAGCCAAGGAAGTGAGCACTGAGTACCCGGTGGTGGTATCGGAATTCATCGAGGAAGCCAAGGAAATTGAGTTGGACGCGGTGGCCGACCACGGCGAAATCGTGAGCTACGCCATCTCGGAGCACGTCGAGTTTGCGGGCGTGCACTCGGGCGACGCCACCATGTACTACCCCCCCCAAAAGGTGTACGTGGAGACGGTGCGCCGCCTCAAAGCCATTGCCGAAAAAATCGCCAAGCGCTACGAAATTAGCGGGCCGTTCAATATCCAGTTTCTGGGTAAAAACAACGACCTGAAGGTAATTGAGTGCAACATCCGCGCCTCGCGCAGCTTCCCGTTTGTGTCGAAGGTATCGGGCAATAATCTGATTACCAAGGCCACCAAAATCCTGCTGGGCGTGCCCGTGGAGCGCGACGCCAGCGAGCTAGTGTACGATGCTAAGTTCGTGGGTGTCAAGGCCTCGCAGTTTTCCTTTACCCGCCTGGCCGGCGCCGACCCGGTGCTGACCGTGGACATGTCTTCAACCGGCGAAGTCGGCTGCCTGGGCGACACCGCCGCCGAGGCGCTGCTCAAGTCGATGCTGTCGGTGGGCTACCGCATTCCGCAAAAATCGGTACTGATTTCGGGTGGCCCCATTGCCTCGAAGGTGACGCTGCTACCCGTGGCCCAGTTGCTGGCAGAGCGCGGCTTCACGCTCTACGCCACCGAGGGCACGCACAAGTTTTTCACCGACAATGGCCTAGCCGCTACCCTCCTCCACTGGCCCGACAGCCAGCAGCAACCCAACGTGGTGGACTACCTACGGGCCAAGAAAATCGAAATGGTCATCAACATTCCCAAAAACCTGACGAAAGGCGAACTGGATAATGACTATAAAATCCGCCGTACGGCCGTCGATTTTAATATTCCGCTGCTGACTAATGCCCGGCTGGCAAGCGCGTTTATTAATGCGTTCTGCGAGCTGGAAATGAGTGACTTGAAGATTAAGAGCTGGAACGAGTATAAAGCGGGATAG
- a CDS encoding acetylornithine carbamoyltransferase: MKNFLSFADAGDYKALLAQALEIKKNPFGYQQIGNNKTVGLIFFNPSLRTRLSSLKAAYNLGAQAWVLNGGADSWTLEMADGAVMNGSTQEHIKDAIAVMSQYCDVLGVRTFPTLKDKEADYSEEVMSKILHYATVPVISLESATLHPLQSFADLITVAETKKKERVKVVLTWAPHVRALPQCVPNSFCDWFSEIDWVDFVITHPEGYELDPKFTKGTTIEYDQRKALAGADYVQAKNWSSYRDYGQVLGNDPSWMLTPEHMTLTDSAKFLHCLPVRRNVEVSDAVLDAPGSLIIQEAGNRTFSMQTVLHELLK, encoded by the coding sequence ATGAAAAACTTCCTTTCTTTCGCCGATGCGGGCGATTATAAAGCGCTCCTGGCTCAAGCTCTAGAAATAAAGAAAAACCCCTTTGGTTACCAGCAGATTGGCAATAATAAAACCGTGGGGCTGATATTTTTCAACCCTAGCCTGCGCACCCGCCTCAGCAGCCTGAAAGCGGCCTACAACTTGGGCGCACAGGCCTGGGTGCTAAACGGCGGGGCCGACTCGTGGACGTTAGAAATGGCCGACGGGGCCGTGATGAACGGCTCGACGCAGGAGCACATCAAAGATGCCATCGCAGTGATGAGCCAGTATTGCGACGTGCTGGGCGTACGAACCTTTCCTACGTTGAAGGATAAAGAAGCTGACTATAGCGAGGAGGTAATGAGCAAGATTCTGCACTACGCTACAGTGCCGGTTATAAGCCTGGAAAGCGCCACATTGCACCCCTTGCAGTCGTTTGCCGACCTGATTACGGTGGCGGAAACGAAGAAAAAAGAACGCGTGAAAGTGGTGCTGACCTGGGCACCGCACGTGCGCGCACTGCCGCAGTGCGTGCCCAACTCGTTCTGCGACTGGTTTTCGGAAATTGACTGGGTTGATTTCGTTATTACTCACCCCGAGGGCTACGAGCTGGACCCCAAATTCACGAAGGGCACGACCATTGAATACGACCAGCGCAAAGCTCTAGCAGGGGCCGACTACGTGCAGGCCAAAAACTGGAGCAGCTACCGCGACTACGGCCAGGTGCTCGGCAACGACCCGAGCTGGATGCTCACGCCCGAGCACATGACCCTGACTGACAGCGCCAAATTCCTGCACTGCCTACCCGTGCGCCGCAACGTGGAAGTATCGGACGCGGTGCTCGACGCGCCGGGCTCGCTCATTATTCAGGAAGCGGGCAACCGCACGTTTTCGATGCAAACGGTGCTGCACGAGTTGCTGAAGTAG
- a CDS encoding GNAT family N-acetyltransferase: MDPTITIRPIAPGDNAALARAVRDTLAEFGAAKPGTAYYDEATDHLYELFSQTPHSAYFAAEVDGEVLGGGGTFPTQGLPADTVELVKLYLRPAARGRGVGKALIDHCLQAARANGYARVYLETTDELTQAIPLYERLGFTYLPAPLGNSGHFGCQIWMIRAV, from the coding sequence TTGGACCCAACTATTACCATCCGCCCCATCGCGCCCGGCGACAACGCGGCCCTGGCCCGCGCCGTGCGCGACACCCTGGCTGAATTTGGTGCTGCCAAGCCCGGCACGGCCTACTACGACGAAGCTACTGACCACCTCTACGAACTATTTAGCCAGACGCCCCACAGCGCTTACTTCGCCGCCGAAGTAGATGGCGAAGTACTGGGTGGCGGCGGCACTTTCCCTACCCAGGGCTTGCCCGCTGATACCGTGGAGCTGGTGAAGCTCTACCTACGGCCGGCGGCCCGCGGGCGGGGGGTAGGGAAGGCCCTGATTGACCACTGCCTGCAAGCAGCCCGCGCCAACGGCTACGCCCGCGTGTACCTCGAAACTACCGACGAGCTGACCCAGGCCATCCCGCTTTATGAGCGGCTGGGCTTCACGTATTTACCTGCCCCACTGGGCAATAGCGGCCACTTCGGCTGTCAGATTTGGATGATTCGGGCGGTGTAG
- a CDS encoding urease accessory protein produces MHSFLPLLFALVVGMGHAFEPDHLLAVSTLVTRHDRLGPALRDGLFWGLGHTTMLVLFGSVIIFSRATWLHSGYFEVVVGVMLIGLGISRLLDRNSYQSFQKPQRQAGFAYTVGLVHGLAGSGALVLAVLSAIPRPAEAVAYILLFGLGSVLGMLAAVSLMRIPFTLRMRAGRRLRAGAVVLSSGLSIGYGGWLIYSNLLA; encoded by the coding sequence GTGCATAGCTTCCTACCCCTCCTATTCGCCCTCGTAGTGGGCATGGGCCACGCCTTTGAGCCCGACCACCTGCTGGCAGTAAGCACCCTCGTGACGCGCCACGACCGGCTGGGGCCGGCCCTGCGCGACGGGCTGTTCTGGGGCCTGGGGCACACTACCATGCTGGTGCTGTTTGGGTCAGTTATTATCTTCAGCCGGGCTACGTGGCTGCACTCGGGCTACTTCGAGGTGGTGGTGGGCGTGATGCTCATCGGCCTGGGCATCAGCCGCTTGCTTGATAGAAATTCGTATCAGTCGTTTCAGAAGCCGCAGCGGCAGGCGGGCTTCGCCTACACCGTGGGACTGGTGCACGGGCTGGCCGGCAGCGGGGCGCTAGTGCTGGCGGTGCTCAGCGCCATTCCGCGCCCAGCGGAGGCGGTGGCTTACATTCTATTATTCGGCTTGGGCTCGGTGCTGGGCATGCTGGCGGCAGTGAGCCTGATGCGCATTCCCTTCACGCTGCGCATGCGGGCTGGGCGGCGGCTGCGGGCCGGCGCGGTGGTGCTGTCGTCGGGGCTGAGTATAGGCTATGGAGGGTGGTTAATTTACAGTAATTTGCTAGCCTAA
- a CDS encoding GIY-YIG nuclease family protein: MLTNNSRTVLYIGVTNDLARRLHEHSDTLGQRNKFTGRYQANLLVYFELCPDPKQAIAREKELKGWSRAKKEKLIAEFNPTWEAIDLETWTGEPDLH; encoded by the coding sequence ATGCTCACCAACAACAGCCGCACCGTGCTCTACATCGGCGTAACAAACGACTTGGCGCGGCGGCTGCACGAGCATAGCGACACCCTGGGCCAGCGTAATAAATTCACCGGCCGCTACCAGGCCAACCTCCTGGTCTACTTCGAGCTTTGCCCCGACCCCAAGCAGGCCATTGCCCGCGAGAAAGAACTGAAAGGCTGGAGCCGCGCCAAAAAAGAAAAGCTGATAGCCGAGTTCAACCCAACCTGGGAGGCCATAGATTTAGAAACGTGGACCGGCGAACCCGACTTACATTAG
- a CDS encoding urease subunit beta, whose protein sequence is MHLTPKDLDKLVLHQAGVVAQKRYARGLRLNYPEAAALLATQLLEFIRDGESVAALMDKGKQLLGLSDVLDGVADLLPEVQVEGTFPDGTKLVTVHQPICREHGAPELALYGSGLQRVAPVAAPTPAVVPGEYLLADGDLLLNENREVIELEVLNRGDRPVQVGSHYPFFETNAGLDFDRAAAFSFRLHIPAGTAVRFEPGERKRVQLVALAGERLVYGGNGWIDGPLDEAGKQQALGKLGSPL, encoded by the coding sequence ATGCACCTCACCCCCAAAGACCTCGACAAACTGGTGCTGCACCAGGCCGGCGTAGTGGCCCAGAAGCGCTACGCCCGCGGCCTGCGCCTCAACTACCCCGAGGCCGCTGCCCTGCTCGCCACCCAGCTGCTGGAGTTTATTCGCGATGGCGAATCGGTAGCCGCGCTCATGGACAAGGGCAAGCAGCTGCTGGGTCTATCCGACGTGCTGGATGGCGTGGCCGACCTACTGCCCGAGGTGCAAGTGGAGGGCACTTTCCCCGACGGTACCAAGCTCGTGACCGTGCACCAGCCCATTTGCCGCGAGCACGGCGCGCCCGAGCTGGCGCTCTACGGCAGCGGGCTGCAACGGGTGGCTCCCGTCGCCGCGCCTACCCCCGCCGTAGTACCCGGCGAGTACCTGCTGGCCGACGGCGACCTGCTACTCAACGAGAACCGCGAGGTGATTGAGCTGGAAGTGCTCAACCGGGGCGACCGGCCGGTGCAGGTGGGCTCGCACTACCCCTTCTTCGAAACCAACGCGGGGCTGGACTTCGACCGGGCGGCGGCCTTTAGCTTCCGGCTCCACATCCCGGCCGGCACGGCGGTGCGCTTCGAGCCGGGCGAGCGCAAGCGCGTGCAGCTGGTGGCGCTGGCCGGCGAGCGGCTAGTATATGGGGGAAACGGGTGGATTGATGGACCATTGGATGAAGCTGGGAAACAGCAGGCGCTGGGAAAGCTGGGAAGCCCGCTGTGA
- a CDS encoding type II toxin-antitoxin system HicA family toxin: MKSSELHRRLMKDGWYKIAQTDSHIKLAHATKKALTRSGYIEFPLHGSAEVGKGLAAVLLKQAGLK; this comes from the coding sequence GTGAAAAGCTCCGAACTTCACCGCCGGCTAATGAAGGATGGCTGGTATAAAATCGCGCAAACTGATAGTCACATCAAGCTGGCGCACGCTACCAAAAAAGCCCTTACCCGCAGTGGCTACATCGAGTTTCCACTGCACGGCAGCGCCGAAGTCGGCAAAGGGCTAGCGGCCGTGTTGCTGAAACAGGCCGGGCTGAAATAA
- a CDS encoding helix-turn-helix domain-containing protein: MKKYEIIVERTPTGYSAYNEGEGAYTVGTSFEELKANMVEVLNLALSDTGRTVGIEDVKITYDLKSFFEAYKVINAAALAKRLGMTQSLLSQYIAGNKKPSPTQTRRILEGVRAVGRELAEMDFAF; the protein is encoded by the coding sequence ATGAAAAAGTACGAGATAATTGTGGAGCGCACCCCTACCGGTTACAGCGCCTACAACGAGGGCGAAGGGGCCTACACGGTCGGCACCAGCTTCGAGGAACTGAAAGCCAATATGGTGGAGGTGTTGAACCTGGCCCTCAGCGACACAGGCCGCACCGTGGGCATCGAGGACGTGAAAATCACCTACGATTTGAAGTCGTTTTTCGAAGCCTACAAAGTCATCAACGCCGCCGCGCTTGCCAAGCGCCTGGGCATGACCCAAAGCCTGCTCAGCCAGTACATTGCCGGCAACAAGAAGCCCAGCCCCACCCAGACGCGCCGGATTCTGGAAGGCGTGCGCGCCGTGGGCCGCGAGCTGGCCGAAATGGATTTTGCCTTTTAA
- a CDS encoding urease subunit beta: MPFKPTFPFEPGKRKRVQLVALAGERRVYGGNGWLDGPLDEAGKQQALGKLG; this comes from the coding sequence TTGCCTTTTAAACCTACCTTCCCCTTCGAGCCGGGCAAGCGCAAGCGCGTGCAGCTAGTAGCGCTGGCCGGCGAGCGCCGCGTGTACGGTGGCAACGGCTGGCTTGATGGCCCGCTCGATGAAGCCGGCAAGCAGCAGGCGCTCGGGAAGCTGGGGTAA
- a CDS encoding DUF4238 domain-containing protein: MNQHFVPRVYLKNFATKVRKEYFINTFDKKDKKYFKPNIRNICSEINFYTLQKNTSIERDILAIEKIYSDSIEPMYSRAYEILTNNEIFDITNKQRMEILLAVLHLHMRNPKILKRALSHHNKEISNLYTEAITKGKKGLSYLDEDFSFREWTLKSIIDYFSENTTNEFKNKHLATTRNILDFHQFAKIEVNITKGDSFFLTSDNPLGLEDFINKREEPFLKSTEFILPLNRKFAVKLYHDNTQGINVIKRGFIPNGNVNMINEIIFRQSSRFVFGEKSDFDQYQETQDFLNEDSFELRIDAIKQVLELVESKVNLDTRESYNVLKDYYAKYINQGFMSHDDEQEMLHKFRALSIAFRSKKII; this comes from the coding sequence ATGAATCAGCACTTCGTCCCAAGAGTATATCTGAAAAACTTTGCAACAAAAGTTAGAAAGGAATATTTTATTAATACGTTCGATAAAAAAGATAAAAAATACTTTAAACCAAACATTAGAAATATTTGCTCAGAGATTAATTTTTACACTTTACAAAAAAACACATCAATTGAGAGAGATATCCTAGCCATCGAAAAAATTTATTCTGACTCTATCGAACCCATGTACTCTAGAGCTTATGAAATTTTAACAAATAATGAAATATTTGATATAACAAACAAACAACGCATGGAGATATTGCTAGCAGTACTACACCTTCATATGCGGAATCCAAAAATCTTAAAAAGAGCTTTATCTCATCATAATAAAGAAATTTCTAACCTTTATACCGAGGCCATAACAAAAGGCAAAAAGGGATTGTCCTACCTTGACGAAGATTTTAGCTTTAGAGAATGGACTCTTAAAAGCATCATAGATTACTTTTCAGAAAACACCACAAACGAGTTTAAAAATAAACATTTAGCGACGACAAGAAATATACTTGATTTTCACCAATTTGCAAAGATTGAGGTAAATATAACTAAAGGAGATTCTTTCTTCTTAACAAGCGATAATCCCCTAGGCTTAGAAGATTTTATTAATAAGAGGGAAGAACCATTTTTAAAGTCTACCGAATTTATCTTACCTCTTAACAGAAAATTCGCAGTAAAATTATATCATGATAATACACAGGGAATAAACGTTATCAAACGGGGATTCATTCCCAACGGAAACGTGAACATGATTAATGAAATCATATTCAGACAAAGTTCAAGATTCGTATTTGGTGAGAAAAGTGATTTTGACCAGTACCAAGAAACTCAAGATTTTTTAAATGAAGACTCGTTTGAACTCAGAATAGATGCAATAAAACAGGTTTTAGAACTGGTTGAGTCTAAAGTAAATTTAGACACCCGCGAATCTTATAATGTGCTAAAAGATTATTATGCAAAATATATAAATCAAGGCTTTATGAGTCACGATGATGAACAAGAGATGTTGCATAAATTTAGAGCGCTAAGTATTGCGTTTAGAAGCAAAAAAATAATTTAA
- the ureC gene encoding urease subunit alpha: MSLPLSRQAYADMYGPTVGDRVRLGDTELLIEVERDYCVYGEECKFGGGKTLRDGMGQAAGIGQADALDLLITNALVLDYTGVYKADVGIKGGRIVGIGKAGNPHIMPGVDARLVVGVTTEVVAGEGHILTAGGIDCHIHFICPQQITEALASGVTTMVGGGTGPAAGTTATTCTPGAFYLEMMLKATDAFPLNFGFLGKGNSSKPEGLAEQVEAGALGFKLHEDWGTTPAAIDNCLTIAEKYDVQVCIHTDTLNESGFVENSVAAFKGRTIHAYHTEGAGGGHAPDIIKICGEPNVIPSSTNPTRPFTVNTIDEHLDMLLVCHHLDKNIPEDVAFAESRIRPETIAAEDILHDMGALSIISSDSQAMGRVGEVITRTWQTAHKMRQQRGPLPEDAGAARPNDNFRARRYVAKYTINPARAHGMADEIGSVEIGKLADLVLWKPALFGSRPEMIIKGGVIVQAQMGDPNASIPTPQPSFSRPMFGAFGGGVGYCSVAFVSAASVEKVSTEYGLSKRVLAVKGCRTVVKKDMALNDYLPNISVDPETYRVMVDGVHLTCEPAQTLPLAQLYNLF; the protein is encoded by the coding sequence ATGTCCCTACCCCTTAGCCGGCAGGCGTATGCCGATATGTATGGCCCGACGGTGGGCGACCGGGTGCGCCTCGGCGATACCGAGTTGCTGATTGAGGTCGAGCGCGACTACTGCGTGTACGGCGAGGAATGCAAGTTTGGCGGCGGCAAAACCCTGCGCGACGGCATGGGGCAGGCGGCCGGCATCGGGCAGGCCGACGCGCTCGACCTGCTGATTACCAACGCGCTAGTGCTCGACTACACCGGCGTGTACAAGGCCGATGTTGGCATCAAGGGCGGGCGCATCGTGGGCATTGGCAAGGCCGGCAACCCGCACATCATGCCCGGCGTGGATGCGCGCCTGGTGGTGGGCGTGACCACCGAAGTGGTGGCCGGCGAGGGGCACATCCTCACGGCGGGCGGCATCGACTGCCACATCCACTTCATTTGCCCGCAGCAGATAACCGAGGCGCTGGCTTCGGGCGTGACCACGATGGTGGGTGGCGGCACCGGGCCGGCCGCTGGCACCACGGCCACCACCTGCACGCCGGGCGCGTTTTACCTCGAAATGATGCTCAAGGCCACCGATGCCTTCCCCCTAAATTTCGGGTTTTTGGGCAAGGGCAACTCCTCGAAACCCGAGGGGCTGGCCGAGCAGGTGGAGGCCGGCGCGCTGGGCTTTAAGCTGCACGAGGACTGGGGCACCACCCCCGCCGCCATTGATAACTGCCTGACTATCGCCGAGAAGTACGACGTGCAGGTGTGCATCCACACCGATACGCTCAACGAGAGCGGCTTCGTCGAAAACTCGGTGGCGGCCTTCAAGGGACGCACCATCCACGCCTACCACACGGAGGGCGCGGGCGGCGGCCACGCGCCCGACATCATCAAGATTTGCGGCGAGCCCAACGTCATTCCGTCGAGCACCAACCCCACGCGGCCGTTCACGGTGAACACGATTGACGAGCACCTTGACATGCTGCTGGTGTGCCACCACCTCGACAAGAATATCCCCGAGGACGTGGCCTTCGCCGAGAGCCGCATCCGCCCCGAAACCATCGCCGCTGAGGATATTCTGCACGACATGGGCGCGCTGAGCATCATCAGCTCCGACTCGCAGGCGATGGGCCGGGTGGGCGAGGTCATCACCCGCACCTGGCAAACAGCCCACAAGATGCGCCAGCAGCGCGGCCCCCTCCCCGAAGACGCCGGCGCAGCCCGCCCCAACGACAACTTCCGCGCCCGCCGCTACGTGGCCAAGTACACCATCAACCCCGCCCGCGCCCACGGCATGGCCGACGAAATCGGCTCGGTCGAAATCGGCAAGCTGGCCGATTTGGTGCTCTGGAAACCCGCCCTGTTCGGCTCGCGGCCCGAAATGATTATCAAGGGCGGCGTCATCGTGCAGGCCCAGATGGGCGACCCGAACGCCTCCATTCCCACACCGCAGCCATCGTTTTCGCGGCCGATGTTTGGGGCGTTCGGCGGGGGGGTAGGGTACTGCTCAGTGGCGTTTGTGTCGGCCGCTTCGGTAGAGAAAGTGAGCACAGAATACGGCCTGAGTAAGCGCGTGCTGGCGGTGAAGGGCTGCCGCACGGTAGTCAAGAAGGACATGGCGCTGAACGACTACCTACCCAATATTTCGGTGGACCCGGAGACGTATCGGGTGATGGTGGATGGCGTGCACCTGACCTGCGAGCCGGCGCAAACGCTGCCGCTGGCGCAGCTTTATAACTTGTTTTAG